A genomic stretch from Streptomyces sp. QL37 includes:
- a CDS encoding PLP-dependent aminotransferase family protein, with protein MAQWTSTVGAAQLARQLQSQQARPLPPGSRKPPAYRALADGVRLLVLEGRVPVAARLPAERELALALSLSRTTVAAAYEALRAEGFLESRRGAGSWTAVPAGNPLPARGLEPLPPESLGSMIDLGCASLPAPEPWLTRAVQGALEELPPYAHTHGDYPAGLPALRQMIADRYTGHGIPTMPEQIMVTTGAMGAIDAICHLFAGRGERIAVESPSYANILQLMRESGARLVPVAMEEGLGGWDMNRWRQVLRDAAPRLAYVVADFHNPTGALADEQQRRALVEAARSAGTVLVVDETMHELRLDADVEMPRRVCAFDPAGSTVLTVGSASKAFWAGMRIGWVRAAPDVIRSLVAARAYADMGTPVLEQLAINWLLRTGGWEQAVEVRREQARANRDDLVRAVRRELPTWEFEVPAGGLTLWVRSGGLSGSRLAVAGERVGVRVPSGPRFGVDGAFEGYVRLPFTVGGPVADEAALRLAAAAELVGSGASAGAEAPRTFVA; from the coding sequence ATGGCGCAGTGGACCTCGACCGTCGGCGCGGCGCAGCTCGCCCGCCAGCTCCAGAGCCAACAGGCGCGCCCCCTGCCGCCGGGTTCGCGTAAGCCGCCCGCCTACCGCGCCCTGGCCGACGGTGTGCGTCTGCTCGTCCTGGAGGGCCGGGTCCCGGTCGCCGCGCGGCTTCCCGCCGAACGGGAGCTCGCGCTGGCCCTGTCCCTCAGCCGGACCACCGTCGCCGCGGCGTACGAGGCGCTGCGGGCGGAGGGGTTCCTGGAGTCGCGCCGCGGCGCCGGGAGCTGGACCGCGGTCCCCGCGGGCAACCCGCTGCCCGCCCGGGGGCTCGAACCGCTGCCCCCGGAGTCGCTCGGGTCGATGATCGACCTGGGATGCGCCTCGCTGCCCGCCCCTGAGCCCTGGCTGACCCGGGCCGTCCAGGGCGCCTTGGAGGAGCTGCCGCCGTACGCCCATACGCATGGTGACTACCCGGCCGGCCTTCCCGCGCTGAGGCAGATGATCGCGGACCGTTACACCGGTCACGGCATCCCCACGATGCCCGAACAGATCATGGTCACCACCGGGGCGATGGGTGCCATCGACGCCATCTGCCATCTCTTCGCCGGGCGCGGTGAGCGCATCGCCGTGGAGTCCCCGAGCTACGCCAACATCCTCCAGCTCATGCGCGAGTCGGGCGCCAGGCTGGTGCCCGTGGCGATGGAGGAGGGCCTCGGTGGCTGGGACATGAACCGCTGGCGCCAGGTCCTGCGGGACGCCGCCCCGAGGCTGGCCTACGTCGTCGCCGACTTCCACAACCCCACCGGCGCCCTCGCCGACGAGCAGCAGCGCCGCGCCCTGGTCGAGGCCGCGCGGTCGGCGGGCACGGTCCTGGTGGTCGACGAGACCATGCACGAACTGCGGCTGGACGCGGATGTCGAGATGCCCCGCAGGGTCTGTGCCTTCGACCCGGCGGGCAGCACCGTCCTGACCGTCGGCTCCGCGAGCAAGGCCTTCTGGGCCGGCATGCGGATCGGCTGGGTGCGGGCGGCGCCCGACGTCATCCGCAGCCTGGTCGCTGCGCGCGCGTACGCCGACATGGGGACTCCCGTGCTGGAACAGCTCGCCATCAACTGGCTGCTGCGGACGGGCGGCTGGGAGCAGGCCGTGGAGGTCCGGCGCGAGCAGGCCCGGGCGAACAGGGACGACCTGGTGCGCGCCGTGCGCCGGGAGCTGCCGACGTGGGAGTTCGAGGTGCCGGCCGGTGGTCTCACCCTGTGGGTGCGCAGCGGCGGGCTCTCCGGATCCCGGCTGGCCGTGGCGGGCGAACGGGTCGGCGTCCGCGTCCCGTCGGGGCCCCGGTTCGGGGTCGACGGCGCCTTCGAGGGCTATGTGCGGCTGCCGTTCACGGTGGGCGGCCCGGTGGCCGACGAGGCGGCGCTGCGGCTGGCCGCCGCCGCCGAGCTGGTCGGTTCCGGTGCGAGCGCCGGCGCCGAGGCGCCCCGGACCTTCGTGGCCTGA
- a CDS encoding MFS transporter — MSTDIAGAEDPSGPPAEAAGRRREQRGWYFYDFACSVYSTSVLTVFLGPYLTSIAKAAADADGFVHPLGIPVRAGSLFAYAVSASIVAAVIVMPVVGAAADRTGRKKPLLAAAAYTGATATACMFFLDGHRYLLGAFLLIVANASISVSMALYNAYLPQIATPEERDAVSSRGWAFGYTSGAFVLVLNLVLYTGHDSFGLSEPDAVRICIASAGVWWGAFSLVPLRRLRDRRVAPGGDGAVGSGWRQLRATLRDMRRHPLTLAFLLAYLVYNDGIQTVISQASLYGSEELGLDQTTLITAVLLVQVLAVAGALGMGRLARAYGAKRTILASLAVWTLILAAAYVLPADAPVFFYVLAAAIGLVMGGSQALSRSLFSHLVPRGKEAEYFSAYEMSDRGLSWLGPLVFGLGYQLTGSYRDAILSLVLFFALGSVLLARVPVRAAVAAAGNPVPDRI; from the coding sequence GTGAGCACCGACATCGCAGGGGCGGAGGATCCGTCGGGACCGCCGGCCGAGGCCGCCGGCCGCAGACGCGAGCAACGCGGCTGGTATTTCTACGACTTCGCGTGCTCCGTGTATTCCACCAGCGTCCTCACGGTCTTCCTCGGCCCCTATCTGACGTCGATCGCCAAGGCGGCGGCCGACGCCGACGGGTTCGTGCATCCGCTGGGCATACCCGTGCGGGCCGGGTCGCTCTTCGCGTACGCGGTGTCGGCCTCCATCGTGGCGGCCGTGATCGTCATGCCCGTCGTGGGCGCGGCGGCGGACCGCACGGGACGCAAGAAGCCCCTGCTCGCGGCGGCCGCGTACACGGGTGCGACGGCGACGGCCTGCATGTTCTTCCTGGACGGGCACCGCTATCTGCTGGGCGCCTTCCTGCTGATCGTCGCGAACGCGTCCATCTCCGTGTCGATGGCCCTCTACAACGCGTACCTCCCCCAGATCGCCACGCCCGAGGAACGCGACGCGGTCTCCTCCCGCGGCTGGGCCTTCGGCTACACCTCGGGCGCCTTCGTCCTCGTCCTGAACCTGGTCCTCTACACGGGCCACGACTCCTTCGGGCTGTCCGAGCCCGACGCGGTCCGGATCTGCATCGCCTCGGCGGGTGTGTGGTGGGGCGCCTTCTCCCTCGTGCCCCTGCGCCGACTGCGTGACCGCAGGGTGGCACCGGGCGGCGACGGCGCGGTGGGCTCCGGCTGGCGGCAGCTTCGGGCGACGCTGCGCGACATGCGCCGCCACCCGCTCACCCTGGCCTTCCTGCTCGCCTATCTGGTCTACAACGACGGCATCCAGACGGTGATCTCCCAGGCGTCGCTGTACGGCTCCGAGGAGCTCGGCCTCGACCAGACGACCCTGATCACGGCGGTCCTGCTCGTGCAGGTCCTGGCGGTGGCGGGGGCGCTGGGGATGGGGCGGCTCGCCCGGGCGTACGGGGCGAAGCGCACGATTCTCGCCTCGCTGGCCGTCTGGACGCTGATCCTCGCCGCCGCTTACGTGCTGCCCGCCGACGCGCCGGTCTTCTTCTACGTCCTGGCGGCCGCGATCGGCCTCGTGATGGGCGGCAGCCAGGCCCTCTCGCGGTCGCTGTTCTCGCACCTGGTCCCGCGCGGCAAGGAGGCCGAGTACTTCTCCGCCTACGAGATGAGCGACCGGGGACTCAGCTGGCTGGGGCCTCTGGTCTTCGGTCTCGGCTATCAGCTGACCGGCAGTTACCGGGACGCGATCCTGTCCCTGGTGCTCTTCTTCGCGCTCGGCTCGGTGCTCCTGGCGAGGGTTCCCGTACGGGCCGCGGTGGCCGCCGCGGGCAATCCCGTGCCGGACCGGATTTAG
- a CDS encoding glycosyltransferase family 1 protein, with protein MRVVIVTESFPPDVNGVAHCTLQTARHLAARGHQPLVIAPAGATATVHSAPSGDPCPVVRVPSLPLPGYPQVRVALPGRRLSAALTGHRADLVHLAGPFVLGVRGMAVASRLGLPAVAVYQTDLAGYARTYLGAGESTAWRRMRAVHSAADLTLAPSSAALRDLTDHGVPRVRLWPRGVDTVRFRPGLRDEALRRALAPGGEKIIGYAGRLAPEKHVELLAGACSLPGVRVVVVGDGPSEASLRPALPGAVFLGRRTGEELARFFASLDVFVHTGPYETFCQTVQEAMASGVPVVAPAAGGPLDLVAHGSTGLLVPPHDAGAVREAVAALVADPARAEAFGRAARAAVEGRTWEAVGDQLLEHYDEVLRGRTAVAA; from the coding sequence ATGCGTGTCGTCATCGTCACCGAGTCCTTCCCGCCCGACGTCAACGGTGTGGCCCACTGCACCCTGCAGACCGCCAGGCACCTCGCCGCCCGCGGCCACCAGCCGCTGGTCATCGCCCCCGCCGGGGCGACCGCCACCGTCCACTCCGCGCCCTCCGGCGATCCCTGCCCCGTGGTGCGCGTCCCCTCCCTGCCGCTGCCCGGATATCCGCAGGTCCGCGTGGCTCTCCCCGGCCGGCGGCTGTCCGCCGCGCTCACCGGGCACCGCGCCGATCTCGTCCACCTGGCCGGACCGTTCGTCCTCGGCGTGCGGGGCATGGCGGTCGCCTCCCGGCTGGGGCTGCCCGCCGTGGCCGTCTACCAGACCGACCTGGCCGGCTACGCCCGCACCTACCTGGGTGCGGGCGAGAGCACCGCCTGGCGCCGGATGCGCGCCGTGCACAGTGCCGCCGACCTCACCCTCGCCCCTTCCTCCGCCGCGCTCCGGGACCTCACCGACCACGGTGTGCCCCGGGTGAGACTCTGGCCGCGCGGAGTCGACACCGTGCGGTTCCGCCCCGGTCTGCGCGACGAGGCACTGCGCCGCGCACTCGCTCCCGGTGGCGAGAAGATCATCGGATACGCGGGACGGCTCGCCCCGGAGAAGCACGTCGAACTCCTCGCCGGAGCCTGCTCGCTCCCGGGAGTGCGCGTCGTGGTCGTCGGCGACGGACCGAGCGAGGCGTCACTGCGCCCGGCGCTGCCCGGTGCGGTGTTCCTCGGGCGGCGTACGGGGGAGGAGCTGGCCCGCTTCTTCGCCTCCCTGGACGTCTTCGTGCACACCGGGCCGTACGAGACCTTCTGCCAGACCGTCCAGGAGGCCATGGCCTCCGGGGTCCCGGTCGTCGCCCCGGCGGCCGGCGGGCCGCTCGACCTCGTCGCACACGGGAGCACCGGGCTGCTCGTACCGCCCCACGACGCGGGGGCGGTACGCGAGGCCGTCGCCGCACTCGTCGCGGACCCCGCGCGCGCCGAGGCCTTCGGCAGGGCAGCGCGGGCCGCGGTGGAGGGCCGGACCTGGGAGGCCGTCGGGGACCAGCTCCTGGAGCACTACGACGAGGTCCTGCGCGGCCGGACGGCGGTGGCCGCGTGA
- a CDS encoding ankyrin repeat domain-containing protein has translation MSETPDPEVIELATKVFDLARRGESDALAAYVDAGVPANLTNDRGDSLLMLAAYHGHAPAVVALAGRGADPDRANDRGQTPLAGAVFKGEREVIDALLSAGADPSAGTPSAVDTARMFGKDDLLELFGAR, from the coding sequence ATGAGCGAGACCCCGGACCCCGAGGTGATCGAGCTGGCGACCAAGGTCTTCGACCTGGCCCGCCGGGGCGAGAGCGACGCGCTCGCCGCCTACGTCGACGCGGGTGTCCCCGCGAACCTCACCAACGACCGGGGCGACTCCCTGCTCATGCTCGCCGCCTACCACGGTCACGCACCCGCCGTCGTCGCGCTCGCGGGCCGTGGTGCCGACCCGGACCGGGCCAACGACCGGGGGCAGACCCCGTTGGCCGGAGCCGTTTTCAAGGGGGAGCGCGAAGTGATCGACGCGCTGCTCTCGGCGGGGGCCGATCCGTCCGCCGGAACTCCCTCCGCCGTGGACACCGCGCGCATGTTCGGCAAGGACGACCTGCTGGAACTCTTCGGTGCGCGCTGA
- a CDS encoding polyprenol monophosphomannose synthase, with product MNDGGQRQFGPLGTVLVIIPTYNEAENVKLIVARVRAAVPEADILVADDNSPDGTGKVADELAAGDSHVHVLHRKGKEGLGAAYLAGFRWGSEHGYGVLVEMDADGSHQPEELPRLLTALKGADLVLGSRWVPGGRVVNWPRHREMISRGGSLYSRMLLGLSVRDVTGGYRAFRTGTLDGLGLDQVASQGYCFQVDLARRAVEAGYHVVEVPITFMEREIGDSKMSRDILVEALWRVTGWGITGRANKVLGRKTS from the coding sequence GTGAACGACGGCGGTCAGAGGCAGTTCGGCCCGCTCGGCACAGTCTTGGTGATCATTCCGACCTACAACGAGGCCGAGAACGTCAAGCTGATCGTCGCCCGGGTGCGCGCCGCCGTGCCGGAAGCGGACATCCTCGTCGCCGACGACAACAGCCCCGACGGCACCGGCAAGGTCGCCGACGAACTCGCGGCCGGCGACAGTCATGTGCACGTCCTGCACCGCAAGGGCAAGGAAGGGCTCGGCGCCGCCTATCTGGCCGGCTTCCGCTGGGGCTCCGAGCACGGCTACGGCGTCCTGGTCGAGATGGACGCGGACGGCTCGCACCAGCCCGAGGAGCTGCCCCGGCTCCTCACCGCGCTGAAGGGCGCCGATCTGGTCCTCGGCTCGCGCTGGGTCCCCGGCGGCCGCGTGGTCAACTGGCCCCGGCACCGCGAGATGATCTCGCGCGGCGGCAGCCTCTACTCCCGGATGCTGCTGGGCCTCTCGGTGCGGGACGTCACCGGCGGTTACCGTGCCTTCCGGACCGGGACGCTGGACGGTCTCGGCCTCGACCAGGTCGCCTCGCAGGGCTACTGCTTCCAGGTCGATCTGGCCCGGCGGGCCGTCGAGGCGGGCTATCACGTCGTGGAGGTGCCCATCACCTTCATGGAGCGGGAGATCGGGGACTCCAAGATGAGCCGCGACATCCTCGTCGAGGCCCTGTGGCGGGTCACCGGCTGGGGCATCACCGGCCGGGCCAACAAGGTCCTGGGCCGCAAGACCTCCTGA
- a CDS encoding glycerophosphodiester phosphodiesterase, whose amino-acid sequence MTAATQGRHPYLDHPSTIPFAHRGGAADGMENTAAAFRRAAGVGYRYFETDVHATADGRLVAFHDATLDRVTDSRGRIAGLPWSEVSRARVAGSEPLPLFEELLEEFPDARWNVDIKAEPALAPLVELIRRTGAWDRVCVGSFSEARVARAHRLAGPRLATSYGVRGVLGLRLRSYGIPAALRAGAVCAQVPESQNGVRVVDRAFVRTAHARGLQVHVWTVNEPERMAALLDLGVDGIMTDHIETLRTVLSERGAWA is encoded by the coding sequence GTGACCGCAGCGACTCAGGGGCGCCACCCCTATCTGGACCATCCCTCGACGATTCCCTTCGCCCACCGGGGCGGGGCCGCGGACGGCATGGAGAACACCGCAGCCGCGTTCCGGCGAGCGGCCGGCGTCGGCTACCGCTACTTCGAGACCGATGTGCACGCCACGGCGGACGGCCGCCTGGTCGCCTTCCACGACGCGACCCTGGACCGGGTGACGGACTCCCGGGGGCGGATAGCCGGGCTGCCCTGGAGCGAGGTGAGCCGGGCCAGGGTGGCCGGCAGCGAGCCGCTGCCGCTCTTCGAGGAACTGCTGGAGGAGTTCCCCGACGCCCGGTGGAACGTGGACATCAAGGCGGAGCCCGCCCTCGCCCCGCTCGTCGAACTGATCCGCAGGACCGGCGCGTGGGACCGGGTCTGCGTGGGGTCGTTCTCCGAGGCGCGCGTGGCCAGGGCCCATCGTCTCGCGGGCCCCCGCCTGGCCACCTCGTACGGGGTGCGCGGCGTGCTGGGCCTGCGGCTGCGCTCGTACGGCATCCCGGCCGCGCTCCGGGCGGGCGCGGTATGCGCGCAGGTCCCGGAGAGCCAGAACGGCGTCCGTGTCGTCGACCGGGCCTTCGTCCGCACGGCGCACGCGCGCGGCCTGCAGGTCCACGTCTGGACGGTCAACGAACCGGAACGGATGGCGGCCCTCCTGGACCTCGGGGTGGATGGCATCATGACCGATCACATCGAGACGCTGCGCACGGTGCTGAGCGAGCGGGGGGCCTGGGCCTGA
- a CDS encoding amidohydrolase, with translation MTESTAPQSEHRTVLLRGGDVHSPADPFATAMVVERGHVAWVGSEGAADAFASGVDEVIDLEGALVTPAFTDSHVHTTSTGLALTGLDLSGARSLVEALALVRAFANAHAGTGVILGHGWDAARWPEQRPPSRRELDEAAGGRAVYLPRVDVHSAVVTTALLDLVPGVTALAGYAPDAPLTGDAHHAVRAAAHGAVTPSQRALAQRAALAHAASLGIGTVHECAGPEISDEDDFTGLLKLASEQPGPRVFGYWAEPVEDEKGARRIRELGALGAAGDLFVDGSLGSHTALLHEPYADAPHTGTGRLDAARIAAHVTACTEAGLQAGFHAIGDAAVSAVVAGVRAAAETLGLARIRAARHRVEHAEMLTPETVAAFAELGLTASVQPAFDAAWGGPDGMYARRLGAERAATLNPYAALLRAGVPLAFGSDSPVTPLDPWGTVRAAAHHRTPEHRVSVRAGFTAHTRGGWRAVGRDDGGVLVPGAPADYAVWRTGDLLVQAPDDRVARWSTDPRSGTPGLPDLTPGAELPVCLRTVVFGQTVYVRPNE, from the coding sequence ATGACCGAGAGCACCGCCCCCCAGAGCGAACACCGCACCGTGCTGCTGCGCGGTGGAGACGTCCACAGCCCCGCCGACCCGTTCGCCACCGCGATGGTCGTGGAACGCGGCCATGTCGCCTGGGTGGGCTCGGAGGGGGCGGCCGACGCCTTCGCGAGCGGCGTCGACGAGGTGATCGACCTCGAAGGGGCGCTGGTCACCCCGGCCTTCACGGACTCCCACGTCCACACCACGTCGACCGGACTCGCCCTCACGGGGCTGGACCTCTCCGGCGCGCGCTCGCTCGTCGAGGCGCTCGCCCTCGTGCGTGCGTTCGCGAACGCTCACGCGGGGACCGGGGTGATCCTCGGCCACGGCTGGGACGCCGCCCGCTGGCCGGAGCAGAGGCCCCCCTCGCGCCGTGAGCTCGACGAGGCGGCCGGCGGCAGGGCCGTCTATCTGCCCCGTGTGGACGTCCACTCCGCCGTCGTGACCACGGCGCTCCTGGACCTGGTCCCGGGCGTCACCGCGCTGGCCGGCTACGCCCCCGACGCCCCGCTGACCGGAGACGCCCACCACGCGGTGCGCGCGGCCGCCCACGGCGCCGTCACGCCCTCTCAGCGGGCGCTGGCCCAGCGCGCGGCCCTGGCGCACGCCGCATCGCTCGGAATCGGCACCGTGCACGAGTGCGCGGGCCCCGAGATCTCGGACGAGGACGACTTCACCGGGCTGCTGAAGCTCGCCTCCGAGCAGCCCGGACCGCGGGTCTTCGGATACTGGGCCGAGCCGGTCGAGGACGAGAAGGGGGCCCGCCGGATCCGCGAGCTCGGTGCCCTCGGCGCGGCCGGCGACCTCTTCGTCGACGGTTCCCTGGGCTCGCACACCGCCCTCCTGCACGAGCCCTACGCCGACGCCCCGCACACGGGCACCGGCCGGCTCGACGCCGCGCGGATCGCCGCACATGTGACGGCGTGCACCGAGGCGGGGCTCCAGGCCGGCTTCCACGCCATCGGCGACGCGGCCGTCTCCGCCGTGGTCGCCGGTGTCCGGGCCGCCGCCGAGACCCTCGGTCTCGCCCGGATCAGGGCCGCCAGGCACCGGGTGGAGCACGCCGAGATGCTCACCCCGGAGACCGTCGCCGCCTTCGCGGAACTGGGCCTCACCGCTTCCGTCCAGCCCGCCTTCGACGCCGCCTGGGGCGGCCCCGACGGCATGTACGCCCGGCGCCTGGGGGCGGAGCGCGCCGCGACCCTCAATCCGTACGCGGCCCTGCTGCGCGCGGGCGTCCCCCTCGCGTTCGGCTCGGACAGCCCGGTCACCCCCCTGGACCCCTGGGGCACCGTGCGTGCTGCCGCCCATCACCGCACACCGGAGCACCGTGTCTCCGTCCGCGCCGGCTTCACCGCCCACACGCGGGGCGGCTGGCGGGCCGTCGGCCGGGACGACGGCGGTGTGCTCGTCCCGGGAGCCCCGGCCGACTACGCCGTCTGGCGTACCGGTGACCTGCTGGTCCAGGCCCCGGACGACCGGGTGGCGCGGTGGTCCACCGATCCCCGTTCCGGCACCCCCGGCCTGCCCGATCTCACTCCGGGGGCGGAGCTTCCCGTCTGCCTGCGGACGGTGGTCTTCGGACAAACTGTCTACGTACGGCCGAACGAGTGA
- a CDS encoding RNA polymerase-binding protein RbpA → MSERALRGTRLVVTSYETDRGIDLAPRQAVEYACQNGHRFEMPFSVEAEIPAEWECKACGATALLVDGDGPEEKKGKPARTHWDMLMERRTREELEEVLAERLAVLRSGAMNIAVHPRDSRKSA, encoded by the coding sequence ATGAGTGAGCGAGCTCTCCGCGGTACGCGACTCGTGGTTACCAGCTACGAGACGGACCGCGGCATCGATCTGGCCCCGCGCCAGGCGGTGGAGTACGCATGCCAGAACGGACATCGATTTGAGATGCCGTTCTCGGTAGAGGCGGAAATTCCGGCGGAGTGGGAGTGCAAGGCGTGCGGCGCCACGGCACTTCTGGTGGACGGGGATGGCCCCGAGGAGAAGAAGGGCAAGCCTGCGCGTACGCACTGGGACATGCTCATGGAGCGGCGTACGCGTGAGGAGCTCGAGGAGGTGCTGGCCGAGAGGCTGGCGGTTCTGCGCTCCGGTGCCATGAACATCGCCGTACACCCGCGGGACAGCAGGAAGTCTGCCTGA
- a CDS encoding Lrp/AsnC family transcriptional regulator, with the protein MEELDRQIVELLVKDGRMSYTDLGKATGLSTSAVHQRVRRLEQRGVIRGYAAVVDPEAVGLPLTAFISVKPFDPSAPDDIAERLAGVPELEACHSVAGDENYILKVRVSSPLELEHLLTRIRTLAGVSTRTTVVLSTPYEARPPRI; encoded by the coding sequence ATGGAGGAGCTGGACCGTCAGATTGTGGAGTTGCTCGTCAAGGACGGGCGGATGAGCTACACCGACCTGGGCAAGGCCACCGGCCTGTCCACCTCGGCCGTTCATCAGCGCGTCCGCCGGCTGGAGCAGCGCGGGGTGATCCGGGGCTACGCCGCGGTCGTCGACCCCGAAGCCGTCGGCCTGCCCCTCACCGCGTTCATCTCGGTGAAACCCTTCGACCCGAGCGCACCCGACGACATCGCCGAACGGCTCGCCGGTGTGCCGGAGCTGGAGGCGTGCCACAGCGTCGCGGGCGACGAGAACTACATCCTCAAGGTGCGGGTCTCCAGCCCCCTGGAGCTGGAGCACCTGCTGACCCGCATCCGCACCCTCGCCGGCGTCTCCACCCGTACGACCGTCGTCCTCTCCACGCCCTACGAGGCGCGTCCGCCGCGCATCTGA
- the fxsA gene encoding FxsA family membrane protein yields MTTGTPPPNRPRRSRARTLLPLGVAAWLVLEIWLLTVVAGATNGFTVLLILVAGAVLGGAVIKRAGRRAFRNLTETLQQMPGQPGAPETPAAAPSGSKGNGFLMLGGLLLMIPGVISDAAGLLLLLPPVRSVLGRYAERSLESRMRAARPGGLSDAFQQARIHRPDGKVVPGEVIREDGTPGRPRPDDGRGTDRPPLIP; encoded by the coding sequence ATGACGACCGGCACACCGCCTCCGAACCGTCCACGGCGCTCACGCGCCCGTACCCTCCTGCCGCTGGGCGTCGCCGCCTGGCTGGTGCTGGAGATCTGGCTGCTGACCGTGGTCGCCGGTGCGACGAACGGCTTCACCGTGCTGCTGATCCTGGTCGCCGGCGCCGTTCTCGGCGGAGCGGTGATCAAGCGGGCGGGCCGGCGGGCCTTCCGCAACCTCACCGAGACCCTCCAGCAGATGCCGGGACAGCCCGGCGCCCCCGAGACCCCGGCCGCCGCCCCGTCCGGCAGCAAGGGCAACGGCTTCCTTATGCTGGGCGGCCTGCTCCTGATGATCCCCGGCGTGATCTCCGACGCGGCGGGGCTGCTGCTCCTGCTGCCCCCGGTCCGCTCCGTGCTCGGGCGCTACGCGGAACGCTCCCTGGAGAGCCGGATGCGCGCGGCGAGGCCGGGCGGCCTCTCCGACGCCTTCCAGCAGGCCCGTATCCACCGGCCCGACGGGAAGGTGGTCCCGGGTGAGGTCATCCGTGAGGACGGCACGCCCGGCAGGCCGCGCCCCGACGACGGCCGGGGCACGGACCGCCCGCCGTTGATCCCCTGA